One Arthrobacter sp. zg-Y1110 DNA segment encodes these proteins:
- a CDS encoding GspE/PulE family protein, with the protein MSSLRLSTFFISRGILSQEAWDGAEAQASIAGKTVLRHLVDTQMITTAQASEAFAYSRGWTYYPLGTDLEIPEEVIGLLKDPFAREHQLIPVSREGDELTVAVRNPSDLNVSKLLRGATGLSINLVYSTGDELTRSVHKYYSTSAEARRKGELATKAVEASSVRYQGIGKLADTGEIVDALNIIIEGALRVGASDIHLEPAEHHLSVRYSVDGKLVSEPIQSRSIAPRLASLIKTRAKMNSAALTNQDGGIRHTYEGRDYDIRVAVLPTNWGESITMRLGAETVRDLTEIGFATDTEARWRRVLAQPNGISLAVGPMGSGKTTLLYASLAELMKEQRKIVSLEAPVEMNFPSGITQVSINPGQKLTWEGAMETVLRSAASALLVGEINKEEVAHTAINAAMTGHLVLSTLHTNDAPGAVVRLREMGIRPSVLADTMRSVCAQRLPRTLCECKVLEAPSQQLIRDFGLDAESLAANEWFGPNPAGCRVCAGRGYKGRTPIHELMTFPAEIRDLITEDVPNRLIGEAARRNGMRTLQEDGLLKARAGITSLSEIRSNILID; encoded by the coding sequence ATGTCCTCATTGCGCCTTTCCACCTTCTTCATTTCCAGAGGGATCCTCAGCCAGGAAGCCTGGGACGGCGCGGAGGCACAGGCTTCCATCGCCGGCAAGACGGTCCTGCGGCACCTGGTGGATACGCAGATGATCACCACGGCACAGGCCAGCGAAGCTTTCGCCTACAGCCGCGGATGGACCTACTACCCCCTGGGCACGGACCTGGAAATCCCCGAAGAGGTCATCGGACTGCTCAAGGACCCCTTCGCCCGTGAGCACCAGCTGATTCCCGTCTCCCGGGAAGGCGACGAACTAACGGTTGCCGTGCGCAACCCCTCCGACCTGAACGTTTCCAAGCTGCTGCGCGGCGCGACAGGCCTGAGCATCAACCTGGTCTACTCCACCGGCGATGAACTCACCCGCAGCGTCCACAAGTACTACTCCACCTCGGCCGAGGCACGGCGCAAGGGCGAACTGGCCACCAAGGCCGTGGAAGCCAGCAGCGTCAGGTACCAGGGCATCGGCAAGCTTGCGGACACCGGTGAGATCGTCGACGCGCTGAACATCATTATCGAAGGCGCCCTGCGTGTAGGGGCTTCCGATATTCACCTGGAGCCGGCGGAGCACCACCTCTCCGTCAGGTACTCCGTGGACGGCAAGCTCGTGTCCGAGCCCATCCAGTCCCGCTCCATCGCTCCCCGCCTTGCGTCACTGATCAAGACGCGCGCCAAGATGAACTCCGCTGCGCTGACCAACCAGGACGGCGGCATCCGCCACACCTATGAAGGCAGGGACTACGACATCCGTGTCGCGGTCCTGCCGACCAACTGGGGCGAGTCGATCACGATGCGTCTGGGCGCCGAAACAGTCCGCGACCTCACCGAGATCGGCTTCGCCACCGACACCGAGGCGCGCTGGCGCAGGGTTCTCGCCCAGCCCAACGGCATCTCACTGGCTGTGGGCCCCATGGGTTCGGGCAAGACGACCCTGCTGTACGCCAGCCTTGCCGAGCTCATGAAGGAGCAGCGCAAGATCGTCTCCCTTGAAGCCCCTGTGGAAATGAACTTCCCCTCCGGCATCACCCAGGTCTCCATCAACCCCGGGCAGAAGCTCACCTGGGAAGGGGCCATGGAGACCGTGCTCCGCAGCGCCGCCTCGGCCCTGCTGGTCGGTGAAATCAACAAGGAGGAGGTCGCCCACACAGCCATCAACGCCGCCATGACCGGCCACCTCGTCCTGTCGACCCTGCACACCAACGATGCCCCCGGCGCCGTCGTGCGTCTGAGGGAAATGGGGATCCGGCCCTCCGTGCTTGCCGACACCATGCGTTCGGTCTGCGCCCAGCGGCTGCCCAGGACCCTGTGCGAATGCAAGGTCCTCGAGGCCCCGTCCCAGCAGCTGATCCGCGACTTCGGACTCGACGCCGAATCCCTGGCCGCCAACGAATGGTTCGGCCCCAACCCTGCCGGCTGCCGTGTCTGCGCCGGCCGCGGCTACAAGGGACGCACCCCGATCCACGAACTGATGACCTTCCCTGCCGAGATCCGGGACCTGATCACAGAAGACGTTCCGAACCGCCTCATCGGCGAAGCCGCCCGGCGCAACGGGATGCGCACCCTCCAGGAAGACGGCCTGCTCAAGGCACGAGCCGGGATCACCAGCCTGTCCGAAATCCGCAGCAACATCCTCATTGACTAG